Proteins encoded together in one Lysinibacillus sp. FSL K6-0232 window:
- a CDS encoding GNAT family N-acetyltransferase: MNIVIKQEQVKDYKITEEVVKNAFANAEHSDKNEHHLVSRIRNSNVFIPELSLVAMDNDDNKQVGHILLSKIKIKNEDQVVESLALAPVSVLPEYQNQGVGKLLISKALQKAKELRFNSVVVLGHPEYYPKFGFKKASTWGIKAPFEVPDESFMAVELGGNTLDKVSGVVEYPRVFFE; encoded by the coding sequence ATGAACATAGTAATTAAACAAGAACAGGTGAAAGACTATAAAATAACTGAAGAAGTGGTAAAGAATGCATTCGCTAATGCGGAGCACAGTGATAAAAATGAACATCATTTGGTGTCTCGTATTAGAAATTCAAACGTATTTATACCAGAATTATCTTTAGTGGCGATGGATAATGATGATAACAAACAAGTGGGACATATTCTATTATCCAAGATAAAAATTAAAAATGAAGATCAAGTTGTAGAGTCACTCGCTCTTGCACCTGTATCTGTCCTACCAGAATATCAAAATCAAGGCGTAGGTAAATTATTGATTAGTAAAGCATTGCAAAAGGCAAAAGAGCTTAGATTTAATTCGGTTGTTGTTTTAGGGCATCCTGAATATTATCCGAAGTTCGGGTTCAAAAAAGCATCCACTTGGGGAATAAAAGCACCTTTTGAAGTGCCAGACGAGTCGTTTATGGCAGTGGAGTTAGGCGGAAATACCCTTGATAAAGTTT